In Flammeovirgaceae bacterium 311, one DNA window encodes the following:
- a CDS encoding hypothetical protein (COG0586 Uncharacterized membrane-associated protein): MEQVLQWLNPETILSAGGVYLLLLIVFLESGFFFGFFLPGDSLLFTAGLLSGIGMLESSLVMLLLTLNVAAIAGYGCGYLFGSRMDKLLINMREGIFYKKKYLEITRSFYGRHGKLTLIIGRFLPVIRTFVPILAGLVGVNVRQFMLYNVLGSLIWICSFVVAGFLLGKSFPQIREYLELVVAALIILTAIPVIRTYRKEKKRSELQSKK; encoded by the coding sequence ATGGAACAAGTGCTGCAATGGCTCAATCCCGAGACCATCCTGTCTGCAGGAGGGGTGTATCTGTTACTTCTGATCGTGTTTCTGGAGTCTGGCTTTTTCTTTGGGTTCTTTCTGCCCGGAGATTCCCTCTTGTTTACCGCAGGCCTGCTCAGTGGTATTGGCATGCTGGAGAGCAGTCTTGTCATGCTGCTGCTTACGCTCAATGTAGCAGCAATTGCCGGCTACGGCTGCGGGTATTTGTTTGGCAGCAGGATGGACAAACTACTGATAAATATGCGCGAAGGAATCTTTTATAAAAAGAAGTACCTGGAGATAACCCGTAGCTTTTATGGCCGGCATGGTAAGCTGACCCTTATCATTGGCCGCTTTCTGCCCGTAATCCGCACTTTTGTGCCCATTCTGGCTGGCCTGGTGGGTGTAAATGTCCGTCAGTTTATGCTCTACAATGTACTTGGTTCACTTATCTGGATATGCTCTTTTGTGGTAGCTGGTTTTCTGCTTGGTAAAAGTTTTCCGCAGATCAGGGAGTACCTGGAGCTGGTGGTGGCAGCATTGATCATACTGACAGCTATTCCTGTTATACGCACCTACAGAAAAGAGAAAAAAAGAAGTGAGCTACAATCAAAAAAATAA
- a CDS encoding NADH dehydrogenase, FAD-containing subunit (COG1252 NADH dehydrogenase, FAD-containing subunit) encodes MSYNQKNKSITADLKTELFLTPMKIRIPESADPRVVIIGGGFGGLNLAKKLRHKPIQVVLIDKHNYHTFQPLLYQVATGGLEPDSIGTAYRNIFEKSSNIFFRMAETREIDPEHKKVYTSIGTIHYDFLVIATGAKTNFFGMEEVEQNAMAMKSLPQALDLRSLFVQNLEKAVNLEYGDEQESLMDIVVVGGGPTGVETAGALAELKRHVFPDEFGELDFKIMDIHLVEAGPRLLGTMSEKASEKTKKYLEELGVRVSVNTGLISYDGKVALFNNGLQIPTESLIWTAGVKGNPVYGIPPELMVKGNRIKVDEFLRVPGLDDVFAIGDVAAMHRMGQWEAQPMVAPAAIQHGQYLAETLLRIRKNKPIGMFRYVDKGSMATIGRNKAVVDLGRLRFQGVFAWFVWMFVHLMYLVGFRNRLVVFVNWAWNYFSYDKGLQLIIHPFMKTPKNKAPLAKESLA; translated from the coding sequence GTGAGCTACAATCAAAAAAATAAAAGCATCACAGCCGATCTCAAAACTGAATTATTCCTTACCCCAATGAAAATTAGAATTCCCGAATCTGCAGATCCCCGTGTGGTGATTATTGGCGGAGGCTTTGGAGGTCTTAACCTGGCCAAAAAGCTTAGACATAAGCCTATTCAGGTAGTGCTGATCGATAAACATAACTACCACACTTTTCAGCCGCTGCTCTACCAGGTAGCAACAGGAGGTCTGGAACCAGATTCTATCGGAACTGCCTATCGCAATATTTTTGAGAAAAGCAGCAACATATTCTTCAGGATGGCTGAAACCAGGGAGATAGATCCTGAACACAAGAAAGTGTACACGTCTATCGGGACCATTCATTACGATTTTCTGGTAATTGCCACTGGTGCCAAAACCAATTTTTTTGGTATGGAAGAGGTAGAGCAAAATGCCATGGCCATGAAGAGCCTGCCACAGGCACTGGACCTGCGAAGCCTGTTTGTGCAAAACCTGGAGAAAGCAGTGAACCTGGAGTATGGAGATGAGCAGGAAAGCCTGATGGATATAGTAGTAGTAGGGGGTGGCCCCACGGGTGTGGAAACTGCCGGAGCACTGGCAGAGCTAAAGCGCCATGTGTTTCCGGACGAATTCGGGGAGCTGGATTTCAAGATCATGGACATTCACCTGGTAGAAGCGGGACCTCGCCTGCTGGGTACCATGTCTGAGAAGGCCTCTGAAAAAACCAAAAAGTACCTGGAAGAGCTGGGGGTGCGGGTGAGCGTAAACACTGGCCTTATTTCTTATGACGGGAAAGTAGCCCTATTCAATAACGGACTCCAGATTCCTACTGAATCCCTCATCTGGACGGCTGGCGTAAAAGGCAATCCTGTTTATGGCATACCACCGGAGCTGATGGTTAAAGGCAACCGCATTAAAGTTGATGAATTTTTACGCGTGCCCGGCCTGGATGATGTCTTTGCCATAGGCGATGTGGCAGCCATGCACCGGATGGGTCAATGGGAGGCACAGCCCATGGTTGCCCCGGCGGCCATTCAGCATGGACAGTATCTGGCAGAGACCCTGTTACGCATCAGAAAGAATAAACCCATAGGTATGTTCCGGTATGTGGATAAGGGTTCTATGGCCACTATTGGCCGCAATAAAGCCGTGGTGGATTTGGGCAGACTGCGCTTTCAGGGGGTGTTTGCCTGGTTTGTCTGGATGTTTGTGCACCTGATGTACCTGGTGGGTTTCCGCAATAGGCTGGTTGTGTTTGTAAACTGGGCCTGGAACTACTTTAGCTACGACAAAGGGCTGCAGCTCATCATACATCCATTCATGAAAACCCCCAAAAATAAGGCGCCGCTGGCAAAAGAAAGCCTGGCTTAA
- a CDS encoding sodium:dicarboxylate symporter (COG1301 Na+/H+-dicarboxylate symporters) yields MMVLKSKAGTLGILLLVTQAALLGVVELLWAGLLPREAMLFSRWAGVAGVTLYCLRKASLTTWIFGSMVIGATFGYDFPEIAVELKVLSQVFLRLIKTIIAPLLFGTLVVGIAGHSNLKQVGRMGWKSLLYFEVVTTIALVVGLIAINISKAGVGIELPAGEVPLEAKAQGWEEVVLHVFPENIAKSIVEGQILQIVIFSILFGIGLAMIADDKKKHTMLAFAESLSEAMFNFTRIIMYFAPIGVGAAIAFTVGEMGLGILVNLFQLLATLYIALGIFLLGVLLPIALALKIPIRKFIKAISEPVSIAFATTSSEAALPKAMEAMEKFGVPRKIVAFVMPTGYSFNLDGTTLYLALAAVFVAQAAGVDMSLQDQVLMVLTLMLTSKGVAGVPRASLVILMGTAATFNLPMAPIFLILGIDELMDMARTSVNVIGNCLATCVVAKWEGEFGVELPQPEVEKTVEVAA; encoded by the coding sequence ATGATGGTATTAAAATCAAAGGCCGGTACACTGGGTATACTGCTGCTTGTTACGCAGGCAGCACTTTTGGGAGTGGTAGAGTTATTATGGGCAGGATTGCTGCCTAGGGAGGCAATGCTGTTTAGCCGCTGGGCCGGTGTGGCCGGCGTTACGCTCTACTGCCTGAGGAAAGCATCGCTCACCACCTGGATTTTCGGTAGCATGGTGATAGGGGCAACCTTTGGCTATGATTTTCCCGAGATCGCTGTTGAGCTCAAAGTGCTTAGCCAGGTGTTTCTGCGCCTGATCAAAACCATAATAGCACCGCTCCTATTTGGTACGCTGGTGGTGGGCATTGCCGGCCATTCCAATCTAAAGCAGGTGGGCCGCATGGGCTGGAAATCTCTCCTCTACTTTGAGGTGGTGACCACCATAGCCCTGGTGGTGGGGCTCATTGCTATCAACATTTCCAAGGCAGGGGTGGGTATTGAGTTGCCCGCCGGCGAAGTACCCCTTGAGGCAAAGGCACAGGGCTGGGAAGAAGTGGTGCTGCATGTATTCCCTGAAAACATCGCCAAGTCTATTGTCGAAGGGCAGATCCTGCAGATCGTGATCTTCAGCATTCTGTTCGGCATAGGTCTGGCCATGATTGCGGATGATAAAAAGAAACATACCATGCTTGCTTTTGCGGAGAGCCTCTCGGAGGCCATGTTCAATTTTACACGCATCATCATGTACTTTGCGCCCATTGGTGTGGGAGCGGCCATTGCCTTTACTGTAGGGGAGATGGGCCTGGGTATCCTGGTAAACCTCTTTCAGCTGCTTGCAACCCTCTATATAGCGCTTGGCATATTTCTGCTGGGTGTGCTGCTGCCTATAGCACTGGCGCTAAAAATACCGATCCGCAAGTTTATCAAAGCTATTTCAGAGCCGGTCTCCATAGCCTTTGCCACCACCAGCTCAGAGGCTGCGTTGCCCAAAGCTATGGAGGCCATGGAAAAATTTGGCGTGCCCCGTAAAATTGTTGCCTTTGTGATGCCTACCGGCTATAGTTTTAACCTGGATGGCACAACCCTTTACCTGGCCCTGGCTGCTGTGTTTGTAGCTCAGGCTGCGGGTGTAGACATGAGCCTGCAGGACCAGGTGCTGATGGTGCTTACCCTGATGCTGACCAGTAAAGGCGTGGCGGGTGTGCCGCGGGCATCGCTGGTCATCCTGATGGGAACGGCTGCTACTTTCAACCTGCCCATGGCACCTATTTTCCTGATACTGGGTATCGATGAACTGATGGACATGGCTCGCACTTCTGTGAACGTTATTGGCAACTGCCTGGCTACCTGTGTGGTGGCTAAGTGGGAGGGAGAATTTGGTGTGGAATTACCACAGCCAGAGGTAGAAAAGACGGTTGAAGTAGCCGCATAA
- a CDS encoding TerC family integral membrane protein (COG0861 Membrane protein TerC, possibly involved in tellurium resistance), with protein sequence MQILLWTGFLILVAIFLTIDLGVFNKKAHQISAKEALGWTGLWVSLALLFGGFVYFLYETNWMQLLAPDNVLLFNGKEALLKYYTGFLIEKSLSLDNIFVMAMVFAYFRIPLKYQHEVLFWGILGAMVFRGIMIFAGTALIAQFYWVNYLFGLLLLYSAIQMLLAKQEQADLFNSPVVRFIKKFYSISTHLQEGKFFVREKGKRAVTILFVALVVIETSDILFAVDSIPAIFAITTDPFLVFTSNIFAILGLRSLYFVLADFMDRFRYLKYSLIFILAFVGVKIMLAHHYAFPTILSLSIIIGTLIAGIAASYLTGRNNRREEVSPLGNDYGSVAKPADREPVAVGTEKAVAGPGTEQLG encoded by the coding sequence ATGCAAATCCTGCTTTGGACTGGTTTCCTCATCCTGGTGGCAATTTTTCTTACCATCGACCTGGGCGTTTTCAATAAAAAAGCCCACCAGATTTCTGCTAAGGAGGCCCTGGGGTGGACCGGTTTATGGGTATCACTGGCGCTGCTTTTTGGCGGGTTCGTTTATTTTCTGTACGAAACTAACTGGATGCAGCTGCTGGCTCCAGATAATGTGTTGCTCTTTAACGGTAAAGAAGCCCTGCTAAAATACTATACCGGCTTTCTGATTGAAAAGTCCCTCAGCCTGGATAATATTTTTGTAATGGCCATGGTCTTTGCCTACTTCCGTATTCCCTTAAAATACCAGCATGAGGTGCTGTTCTGGGGAATTCTGGGTGCCATGGTATTCCGGGGTATCATGATCTTTGCAGGTACAGCACTCATTGCACAATTCTACTGGGTAAATTATCTCTTTGGTTTGCTGCTGCTATACTCTGCTATTCAAATGCTGTTGGCGAAGCAGGAGCAGGCAGATCTGTTCAACAGTCCGGTGGTAAGGTTTATAAAGAAGTTTTACAGCATCAGCACGCATTTGCAGGAAGGGAAGTTTTTTGTGAGGGAGAAGGGAAAAAGGGCTGTTACGATTCTGTTTGTGGCGCTGGTGGTAATTGAAACGTCGGATATTCTGTTTGCAGTAGACTCTATTCCAGCCATTTTTGCCATCACCACAGATCCTTTTCTGGTATTTACTTCTAATATTTTTGCCATACTGGGGCTGCGCTCCCTTTATTTTGTATTGGCAGATTTTATGGACAGGTTTCGCTACCTCAAGTACAGCCTAATCTTTATTCTTGCTTTTGTAGGGGTAAAAATTATGCTGGCCCATCACTATGCATTTCCTACTATACTTTCGCTGAGTATCATCATCGGAACACTCATAGCAGGCATAGCAGCCTCCTACCTGACTGGCAGAAACAATAGAAGGGAGGAAGTTTCGCCCCTCGGCAATGACTATGGCAGTGTTGCAAAACCAGCAGACCGTGAACCTGTTGCTGTTGGGACAGAGAAAGCAGTAGCTGGTCCGGGTACCGAGCAGCTTGGTTGA
- a CDS encoding putative transmembrane K+ dependent Na+/Ca+ exchanger-related protein (COG0530 Ca2+/Na+ antiporter) — protein MLNYLFLFGGMALIIFSANWLVDGASGIAKKFGISDLVIGLTIVAFGTSAPELTVNVFSALQGSTDIAIGNVLGSNIANIFLILGVAALIYPLSIQRNTTWKEIPLSLLAAVVLGVLANDQLIDRSTTGSEVSRIDGIVLLCFFLIFMVYTFEIARSQKEAIDESIKPVPLWKGLLLIAIGLLGLYFGGKYLVEGAIVIAREFGMSERLIGLTIIAIGTSLPELATSVVAAFKKKADIAIGNVVGSNIFNIFFILGVTSVLKPLPFVPAANFDIIATILASLLLFLTTFTLGRKSVDRIEGGFFVLIYIGYIIYSLAMGSTTTA, from the coding sequence ATGCTTAACTATCTTTTTTTGTTCGGGGGCATGGCCCTGATTATTTTTAGCGCTAACTGGCTGGTAGACGGCGCCTCCGGCATTGCCAAAAAGTTTGGTATCTCTGATCTGGTGATTGGATTAACCATTGTAGCATTTGGCACCTCAGCCCCTGAGCTCACCGTAAACGTGTTTTCTGCCCTGCAGGGCTCCACCGACATTGCCATTGGCAATGTGCTGGGCAGTAATATTGCCAATATTTTTCTGATTCTGGGCGTAGCGGCACTTATCTACCCGCTCAGTATTCAGCGTAATACCACCTGGAAAGAAATTCCCCTAAGCCTGCTGGCTGCGGTGGTGTTGGGGGTACTTGCCAACGATCAGCTCATTGACCGCAGTACCACAGGCAGCGAGGTATCGCGCATCGATGGTATTGTGCTGCTTTGCTTTTTCCTGATCTTTATGGTGTACACTTTTGAAATTGCCCGCAGCCAAAAGGAAGCAATTGATGAAAGCATAAAACCAGTCCCTTTGTGGAAAGGCCTGTTGCTCATAGCCATCGGGCTGCTTGGTCTCTATTTTGGTGGAAAATACCTGGTAGAGGGTGCTATTGTGATTGCACGTGAATTTGGGATGAGCGAGCGCCTGATTGGCCTGACCATTATTGCCATTGGCACATCGCTGCCGGAGTTAGCCACTTCTGTGGTAGCGGCCTTTAAGAAAAAAGCAGATATAGCCATCGGGAATGTAGTGGGTTCCAATATCTTTAACATCTTCTTTATACTGGGCGTAACCTCAGTATTAAAGCCACTGCCCTTTGTGCCGGCTGCCAATTTCGATATCATAGCCACCATTTTAGCCAGCCTGCTGCTGTTCCTGACTACCTTTACCCTGGGCAGAAAAAGCGTGGATAGGATAGAGGGAGGTTTCTTTGTGCTGATCTACATTGGATATATCATCTATTCTTTGGCGATGGGAAGCACCACCACTGCCTGA